The following nucleotide sequence is from Megalops cyprinoides isolate fMegCyp1 chromosome 19, fMegCyp1.pri, whole genome shotgun sequence.
GGAGTATTCGTGTGCATGACACTTATCTAGTGAGGTCTTGATAAATCTCGCGTCGGAGGGTAGTCAATCGCTTCGTCTCAGTTTTGGCAAGCAGCTACCTGCCTCTCCAGTTATAATTGTTTCCTGGACTTGTGTTTCAGTAAATGTCGCTGCAGCCGCCGGGCAGCAGTTTTGGCGTGTTGGTAGACAAACCTCTGAAATAGCCCTCAAACCGTGCATTTATGGTGGATAGTGAATGCAGAGATGTCACGGAAGGAACTGCTGCACTCACGTAAGTAAACAGTCCTTTCTCAGACAACGGAAAAAAGGCGTAGGCACATTTCGTCTGCCTGCCTCGCCTGAGAAAACTACACCGCAACGCATCTCTTCCTCTCCGGTTTAGATTCAAGTTACAAACTTTGAACTGCCTGGGCATGCGCAAGTGCACCATGCGTATGTATTTAAATCCGTAGAGGGACACAGCAAATAGGCTAAATGCAGTTCTGCTGAAGACGTGGGAATGTGTGTTGTATAGCGACATGATGTAGTATACGGAGGAATGATGGAGTATAACCTTTTATTAATCATTACCTCTTTCCAAAGACGTTTTCGTTCATCATTTAGGCTATTGTTGTTCATTGAGAACAAATGTAAAGTGTTTGGAAGGTCTTCATACACTATTTAAAAGGAGTTTGTAAACATTATATACAAAACAGTCAGCAAGGTATTCATTACTTTTATTAATCAGGCATTAAATGTGTTAGTGATCAGTGTTAAATTATCACGATTCATCCAATGAAATGTCAGAGCTTTATGTGATAGGTGTATCACAGTAGCCTGTCAAGGGAAAATATTGTTCTGAGTATGTTCGCGAAGAAATATGGTCAAGATCACtcctgttattattttaaatagctGTTGGAAGGAACTCCAAAATAGGATTCTAGagattatgtacaaaaacaaCTTTATGTCAAAATATCAGATAAATATTATCAACCACAGGTTATGTGGTCAGATTTTGAGAATTAGCCTATCACGATATTTTGATGGCAAAACTtatctgctctgttacacaccCATGAGGGTTTGAAGTCGGCAGgtgataaaatatatattatataaatatatgtgtgttctGATGTACggtcttattttatttttaagaggtTTTAGCTGAGGTCAGATGAGACCAAATTTGACCATTTCACCACATAGCCTACGAGTTTAGTCATCATTTCATTAGCTAGCTGTAACGCTactgaagataaaaaaaaaaaaaatctcctaacccctccctctcaccaGACACACAACATACCGAGCAGCAAAATGGCCGACCGTCAACCAACTGACTCTACAGCGCTTTAAAACCCAAGAGATTCTGCATATTTAGATAGTTTACATCATACTACATGCATACTGGATGAGAGTTCATAAAGGAGATTATTCTTCGATCTGTAGTCTGATATTCATTTATTAGTAACATTATTGTATCGCTTATTTGTTGCGCCTCGACGAATGCCTCAAAAAACTAGGATTTCGCACTGAAGCactttatttcatgtgtaattCCTGAGGTGAGTGGCTGCCAGATCGGATAAACTGCTGAGTTGTTGCTTGAACTGTGGTGTTGTCGGTTTTTATCGTTTGGCTGGCCGGAATAATGTAAAAACGTTAATGTTGATTGTAAATGCAGCGAATGAAATAAGGAGTTGGTCTGCGTAGCTTAGCTGGCTGTGTGCACATTACCTGCCCGTTGGCTTATAGCTTCGCTAGGTTGGATAATAAACAACGTTATTAACTAAACGTTTATCAGGTAGCTAAGTGAGTGCGCTAGTTGAACGCTATTCCTTGTTGGCATTATTTTGTAGGTGGCTACCTGAATAGCCCCTGGGTAGCATTGGTCCTTGAACATTTGAAGTTGCGTGTAATTTGCATTGAACGACCGAGCAACCTTTGCTAACGTTGCTACGGCTAGTTGGCTAAGGAGGCTAGGTAGTTAGCCTACATGTTCGGCACCCTTTCGGTTGCAGTTTATAAACCATGTTCCAAGTTAACAAAAAGCGCCTTGTTTGTATGCACGTATACGTAAGATAGCTGGGTATACGATATGTTAAACGGATAGCAAAACGCgtcatgttgtgtttttttgtccagGGGACATGGCAAACATACAGAGTTGGTATGGAGGATGACAGTCATAATGTCGTCTGTGGTGGCtggttagctagccagctagctatcgAAGTCTACCGGTATCCTCTGCAGGCCTGTGGCTGCGGGCTGCCACTCTACCCCGGGGCTGGCCAGCGGGCCTTGTTATGAAGTGGGCCCAGTCGTTTCTATGGGGTAGCTGAACGCCTTACGTTAGCTCGATTAAAAGGGACAATTTAAAGATGGTTAGACGCCCCCCAACTATACTACAATTAAACGCAGGCGTGAATACGTGACCCATAAAAATCTCCGTATGCTTGTAGGTCAGAATACGCTTGGTTAGCTTGGTGGATAGCTAATTTGttcgctagctggctagctacttAGACTGGCAGTCCATATCCAGGTTGTTTTTGACAGACGCGGTGGGATTAGCTAGAGGGTTGGCTATAGTGCGGCTCAGTGCTTTGGCTGCAGTCTTAACTGGCCACCTTgcagccagttagctagctagataattaGCAAGCCTGAAAAGAATTAGCTAACGAGAGGTATGCTGCTGGTTACCATGCCTGTTAGAAAAGATGCTGCCAGTTAATTTAGCCAGCTGCTAATAATAGCTGGGTTGCTACGTCCAGTTGTCAGTCAGTAGCATCAGCTAGGGGGTTCCTCATGTCCTGCATTGCAATTGTCGCTGACAGATAGGAAGCGGATTTGTTCTATATACAAATATGTTGTTGCCTGCTAGGTAGCCAGTCAACTACAGTTAGAAGGGTTGATATcgtaattagctagctaattacaATATCATTACTACAAGTCTTCGGTGGCAGTTAAAAACGTAAAAATGTTTGGCTAACACAGTAAGGCTTTTCTCCTTACCATGAAGTCAGTGTCTGTTGGAGATCCTGTGTATTTGATGTGCATAGTCTTTTTTGTCACATGCGTGTTGTTTTAACTATCATGCTTTAGCTACATGGAATTAGCTTGGAGggttttaaattaatgttttcacGTATGTGCATTATGTTTTGGTAGCGTTGTATGCggatattatattttttgtggCCTAGCTGGTGCAGAAGAAGCGCAATATCTTACTTGTCCATACTTTAAACAGTGGGTCACTTGGAACTTGGTCGGTAGTCCAGCATCTTAATGTGGTTTACAGTGAGTTGCTCACAGGGATAAGTGTAAGAGTCACAACACTTATAGTAATCATTGTTACACTTGTAGTGTACACAAATGCAAGTCAGATTTTCACAGCATTTGCCGCAAAGTAATGAGGCcagtaaagtgaaaaaaaattgcatgtcTGTTCATATTGAAATGGGTGGTTACCAGCATGACACACCACTTCTtaacaacaaaagaaacagaCCTGCAAAGTGTTCAACCCTGGTGATGCAGTTAATGCAGTATAAttccttacatttaaagaataaatacaaacatttgaATAACAAGAGGTTCAGTGGGAGCTCCATGCTGTTTAGGGTGTTGTGTTTCTAACTTTTTGTAAAATGTTGGAGGTATTGCCATGTTTTAATCACACCTTTTTcccactctccatctctcatttttttttagagaggAGGATCAGGAAAGGGAACAGCAGTTAATGGAAGacaagaaaaggaagaaagaagagaaaagaaaaagggaagcTTCTCAGAAGGTACCGGAGACTCACTTATACATTTCTGTGCTTACCATTTGGCCTCCTCTGGCAAGATGTGTCCTGCTTCCATTTTATACTATCACTGTGTGCTTTAGTGCCAGTGTGGTAAGAGTCTAGCTGTGACTGTGCTGAAAGGTATGCTCTCTGTCCATAGGCAAGACATACCAAGCGATCCTTGATGACTGTAACATCTATTGAATGTTTGAAGAAGAGGCATTGTGTATAAAGTAGTTTGTGTATTAAGtagttgttgttttgtcttggGCTTTGCATGTGTAGATTTTCTATGTGACTGAGCTTTCAGGGCCATGCTTAAGGCTTTCCTAAGGAAAGACTGTGGAGAGACAGGTGGGCTTTGGGTACTTTCTGTCACCagcaactgatccaggatcaccTTACGCAATGCAGGCTGATTCAAGATCAGTGCTTGGGGGCAGAATTTACACCGGCAGGACACGCAGGAAAGTCAAGAGAGACCAAGAGCAAAAGGCCTTTTTTTATAGCTTGGTTTGTAGGGTTAGCACAGGTTGTGGCTGAAACTGGTTTTGAGTTTCAGTTTATAATAAATGATGGAAGTTCATCAGGCTTGAGGTTTGATTGCATGACAGCATTAAcagttgtttgtattttctgtccCTCTGAATCTTAGTTTATACTTGGTCAGAAAGGTCCAATGCTGTTTTGGTGGTCTGAGATGGGATCCATAATTTATAAAGTGCTCACTCTCAtttttgatttaaattaaaCTCCCAAGGCAGTTGTCCAAATGACATCACCACGCTTCGTCATACATATGGTGTTTGAGCCTGGTGTTGGGCATTCTGCTGAACTGTCTGAGTGCAGTTTGCTTTATCTTGTCATGTTTGTGTGGTTTTCTGTTGAACGTCAGGCTTGTCCTGTCCCCATTGTTTGGTTCACTGGTCATGGTACATTGTGTACAGTGGCTGCGGTTTTCCCAATGGTAACTGCCATACAAGACACGATTGAGCGCTCTAATGTAATCCCTGGCTCTAGAGATTATGTGTAGCCACCCTCTGTATCACACCTGTGAATAAGGCCGTGTCTAACCATACCAACGGTGTGGACCTGTTGCGTTCTGGCATATTTGCATCATGGCCTTTTGATCTGTGGTCGGCAGTAAAGACGGTGTAACCATATTTCAGCAAAGGTTCATCAGCCATCCCGATGGCATATCATTTCATGAACTGACTATGTAAAAGCTGTTTTGTGGCTTGTTGTTGCACCAGATAATATACTGGCATACAGACAAAGAGCATATCCAGAGTTTAGAAATTTTGCGTTTTGGTCAGACTGCCAAGATCATTATCATGATTGATCGCCACAAATACCAAAAATCATTTACAATCTGCTTTCAACCCATAAATCTATACTGTTTGATAATCCTGAATCTGGTGCATTTCTCGCACAagaatatgaatacatataacTGGATTTCCACCAAATTTACTATCAGCACATACCCATTCATAAGGGATTCATCTTGCAAGCAAAGTGTACTGATTAATATTCAGCTAGACTAGAGAGCATACATACAGGCACATTTTTCTGGAACCAGCCTGATATCCATAAATAACCCATCATTTGTAACTGTTTTTGATACCTGAATGAAAGAAgagaaatgtaacattttggGTATTTTCTGTGAGGAAGAGAACATATTGACATTGTTAGCTGTATAAAGTTAAGGGGTCATACCTGAAGAGAGACAGCCTCAGGTAGGCAGCTGAGAATGAAAGACTGCACATTttcaggctcacacacacacacacacacacacacacacacacctccctcagGTGTGGGACCATTCAGTGGTATCAAGTATGTTCATTTATCTTCAACAGTtgctttgaattttatttatttttttttcttttcataaaagtTGCCACAAGCTAACTATGACTGTCCCATCTCTCATTTCAGattgcagaacaaaaaaacaaaggtaagACTCTGCTCTTTGCCTGGCTCTCTGATGTATTTGCTCAGCTGTTTTCGCTCACATGCTCCATATGTCTGGCTTGTCTCCTGTTCACCCTCCCCTGTCCCTGATGAATTTGTcatgcactgtgctgttctgtcaAGTGGTGCATGTCAGCCTCTTTCCTCCTGTAGTGTTCTTAATGTCAGCTTTGCAGTCTGACTGATTTAAACACGGGCTGAAAGATGCCCACGGccttcaaattaaaaaaaatgttgagatTATGAGTATGAGTTGAGAAGTATTTATTATGTGGATCTCTAGTTCAGGGCCTGGTTTggctttgttgctttttttgttcattcaatTGCTGAAATGATTTAACATCCTTAGGGAATAAAGGTGATCAGACTCACACTCTCCTTGTGGGATATGGTTTCtcatcacattcatttcattgcctGCCTTTTAGATTACAGTGTGCCAAGTACAAAGTATCTCTCAagctattttttaaattttgaacatTGTAAGACCAGCACTTAAAATAGTAAATGTCTCCTTATAAATGTCCTTAAGAATGACATGTGCTCTGGCCTACAAATCTGAATAGTTCACCAAAATAAAGATGTCATACCAAGGTACTTATTCCCAGTATTGATCACCAGGCCAAAGTGTGACTAAAGCTTTCTTTTATTAATACTGAACACTGGGGTAAAAGTTATGAGCTTGTTTGAGCAGAGTTCATTAGCTTtttacctctgtgtgtgagggtgtctTCTTGTGTGTCTGATTCTTTACTCTTACTCTTTTTAGGTAAGTTCTGATGCGTATTTCTAATATTTATATCTCCATGTGTTATCAGATAATATGTAGTCGTTTGCGTCTTCTGTTTCAGTGCACAAAAGGCTGCTAAGTTAATTGGCCCTTTCTTTCGCCCACAACAGTGCCAGATTTGACCAAGCCAACGTCGACCCAGTCTCCAACCACCCCCAGCTCTGTGTCCCCTAGCCCtggcccccctccctcttcctccccatcCCCTGCCGCTGCGGCTGCCGGTGCCCCCCCTCAGGGCGGGAACAATGCTAAGCGCCCGGCGGTGGCCAACGGACAGCCCCCCTCCGGCGCCCAGGCCCCCCAGCGCTACATGCCCCGTGAAGTGCCCCCTCGATTCCGCTGCCAGCAGGACCACAAAGTGCTACTGAAGAGGGGCCAGCCGCCACTGTCCTGcatgctgctgggggggggcaaCAGTGGGGGAGCCACCCCCCCTCTGTCGCAGGGAGACGGCCCCAATGCAAGTGCAGCTGGAGCCTCAGGTAAgcgggagagggggaaagagaatCATCTGGAAATGGTTGTAATGTGCCGGGTATTTTAGTGTAGTTTTCCTCTTACTTCTTGACATTCATAGCAGCTTGTAAAGAGCTTCTGTATATATAACTTATGTTATAAAATctttttgcagtgcatttttgcaCTGACCCTTTCCTGGAGAATGGATGTGTTTGAGTACTGCTCCATCTGAGTACTTCAGATTGGCAGTGAGTAAAATTAAATTCTATCTGAATCATTTCTTCTCCTTTCAGATTCCGCTCCTGGATCTCAGGGTTCAGCTGCTCCCTCACTTCCCCACTCCTcgtcatcatcttcatcatcagtCGCTGCTTCTTCTACTTCAAATTATGCAAATTCCACGTGGGGGGCGGGCTCTGGCAGCCAGCCCCCCTCTCAGGGCTGGGAGAAGGTGATAGTGGATGGGTCTGATTTGGAGGAGTGGCCCAGCATTGCGGCcggggctgggggtggagaCGGAGCAGGTGCTGGGGGGGTGGAGACCGGCGGAgcccacaacagcagtgcctcatgGAGCGACcgacacctccagcagcagaggGCGGCAGGAGCGGGATCCGGGGTGGGGAAAGCTGGCAACTCGGCCAGCCCTTCCCCGCCTTCCTCCTCGTCCTGTTCGCCAAACGAATGTACGCAGTCCGGCAGTGTTGCGTGGGGCTCCTCCTCCCAGGCGGGCGTCGGAGGGAGCGCAGCCGTGGTAGGGTCAGTGCCCTCAAAATCCAAAGCCTCCTCTTTCCCTGGGACTCCAGACGGCTCCCTTGGTGTTAGCAGTGGGATCCCAGGTGCCAATTTCAACCCCAGCGCCAACCCTTCAGCTTGGCCAGCCCTGGTGCAGGATGGGACGGCCGGGGCGGGTGTGGGCAGGGTCGCCGCGGCCGAGGGCGGCCCCTCTTCCCTTCCATCTCCATCCTCTCTGTCAGCCAAACCCTCCCTCAGCCATCCTCCCATATCTGTGAACCCAGCCAGTCATCAGCACCAACTTAACGAAGCGGACGAGGCGGACAGGGAACAGCCCCGCGGGGAGTGGGCAGGCGCAGGGCCGGAGGCAGGAGCAGGACCAAAACAATCCGGGGAGGACGTGGACTGTGGGACCGGGGGAGGAGGGGATCTCTCCACCTCTTTATCCTCCTCCGCAACATCCTCCTCTTCATGGAGAGCCCAGCCTTTCTCCTCCAACTCCAAAACGGGTGCCTCAAGGACTGATTCATGGGAAGATGGAGCAGGAGGGGGTGAAGttcctggggagggggggaattCGTGGGGTTACGGCAGCCATGACGGGAAAGCGGGAGTGGGGTCGGTGGGTGGGGGTAAAGCTTGGGTTTCGGGAAGTGGGGGCAGTTGTAAGACCCCCGGGGTTTCTCAGGGAGCGTGGAGCGGGGGAGCTGGGGAGGAGCTTCTGGTTGGGGAGTGGGGCAATTCGGGTGGGGTGGCAGGTGTGGGGGCACCTTGCAATCCGGTTGGAGGAAGcggcagcagcaacagcagcagcagtggggggAGCGTGggcaacccccccacctccgccTCCCCCATGTCTACGACTATGACGAGAGCTTGGGACAATCAGAAAGGCGTTGGGGAAGGAGGGGCAGGGGaggcgggggagtggggaggccAGGGGAAAGGAGGAGCTGGCACTTCATCCTCCAGCGGAGGGGGGCACTCCAGAGCCGGGAGCGGCCCCCACAATCAGCGCCACCACCGCACCTCCCACCAGCCCCCGAACGCTGAAGTGGCCTTACAGAACTTACTCAGCCGGACTGACCTGGACCCCAGAGTCCTGTCCAACACCGGCTGGGGCCAGACCCAGATCAAGCAGAACGTGGCCTGGGACTTGGAGGGACCTGGTGGAAGCGGCGGTTCCTCTGCTTTCCTGTCTTCAACGATGAATACTACTAATCCTGCTCTTTCTTACTCTGCTACTACCAGTTCGACGACTACTGATCCTTCTCTGGCTTCCCCTCTCCCCGGTGCCACGCCGAACGCCAGCCTGAACTCGAACTTGGCGCCCAGCGCCGTGCCCTCCGGAGAGGGCTGGGAaggtggcggcggcggcggcggcagcggtAATAATTCACTGTTAACGCGGGGCCCGCCGCCCACCGGTTCCAATGCGCGGAATCCTGGCGGCGTGCAGTCTGGCGCGGCGACCTCCGGAGGCTGCGTGGGAGGCTTGGGGGCTCCGTCCGGTGCCCAGGGAAAGAATGGCGGGGGCTGGGGCGGGATTGGCCCAGCGGAGAGCCAAGGAAAGGGCTGGGGCAGCGAGGGCCAGGAGTGGAGGGAACGCAGGGGCGGcggaggggagtggggggattTCGGACAACAGGGTACCCCAGCTGGCGGAGGCGGCGGTGGTTGGGGAGGCGGTCCGGAGGAGAAAGGGACGGGCGGCTGGAAGGAGGTgggaagggaaggagggggctgggggcagAGAGGCGGGGGCGAGTGGGGGGAGCCGGAGCCCAAGCCAGGAAGCGGGGGTTGGGGTGAAGGGAAGGGGGGCGGCGGAGGTGCCGGCGGGGATTTGGAAGCGGGATCGTGGGGCAGCTGGGATGAGGGAGGCCCAAGAAGAGGTTggggcgggggaggaggggacgTGGGTAGCAAGCCCCACCAGGGCTGGGGGGGCAAACCGCACCAGTCGCAGATACCAAACAGCCAGGCTGCAGCACTGAAAGGCCCAGTTCAGCAGCCGCAACAATCAcaggcccagcagcagcagcagcagcccatgGACCCGGGGGCCATGCAGGGTGGCTGGGGTCGGCCGGGGGGGCCTCCCTCCCAGAACCAGAACCAAAGTTCGGGCTGGACCTCCGGCCCCATCCCCCAGATTCCCGGCGGCCCCGGGGAGGGCCTGGAGCCCAGCGGCTGGGAGGAGCCCTCGCCCCAGTCCATCAGCCGCAAGATGGAGATCGACGACGGCACCTCCGCCTGGGGAGACCCCAGC
It contains:
- the LOC118794129 gene encoding trinucleotide repeat-containing gene 6B protein-like isoform X2; translated protein: MEDKKRKKEEKRKREASQKIAEQKNKVPDLTKPTSTQSPTTPSSVSPSPGPPPSSSPSPAAAAAGAPPQGGNNAKRPAVANGQPPSGAQAPQRYMPREVPPRFRCQQDHKVLLKRGQPPLSCMLLGGGNSGGATPPLSQGDGPNASAAGASDSAPGSQGSAAPSLPHSSSSSSSSVAASSTSNYANSTWGAGSGSQPPSQGWEKVIVDGSDLEEWPSIAAGAGGGDGAGAGGVETGGAHNSSASWSDRHLQQQRAAGAGSGVGKAGNSASPSPPSSSSCSPNECTQSGSVAWGSSSQAGVGGSAAVVGSVPSKSKASSFPGTPDGSLGVSSGIPGANFNPSANPSAWPALVQDGTAGAGVGRVAAAEGGPSSLPSPSSLSAKPSLSHPPISVNPASHQHQLNEADEADREQPRGEWAGAGPEAGAGPKQSGEDVDCGTGGGGDLSTSLSSSATSSSSWRAQPFSSNSKTGASRTDSWEDGAGGGEVPGEGGNSWGYGSHDGKAGVGSVGGGKAWVSGSGGSCKTPGVSQGAWSGGAGEELLVGEWGNSGGVAGVGAPCNPVGGSGSSNSSSSGGSVGNPPTSASPMSTTMTRAWDNQKGVGEGGAGEAGEWGGQGKGGAGTSSSSGGGHSRAGSGPHNQRHHRTSHQPPNAEVALQNLLSRTDLDPRVLSNTGWGQTQIKQNVAWDLEGPGGSGGSSAFLSSTMNTTNPALSYSATTSSTTTDPSLASPLPGATPNASLNSNLAPSAVPSGEGWEGGGGGGGSGNNSLLTRGPPPTGSNARNPGGVQSGAATSGGCVGGLGAPSGAQGKNGGGWGGIGPAESQGKGWGSEGQEWRERRGGGGEWGDFGQQGTPAGGGGGGWGGGPEEKGTGGWKEVGREGGGWGQRGGGEWGEPEPKPGSGGWGEGKGGGGGAGGDLEAGSWGSWDEGGPRRGWGGGGGDVGSKPHQGWGGKPHQSQIPNSQAAALKGPVQQPQQSQAQQQQQQPMDPGAMQGGWGRPGGPPSQNQNQSSGWTSGPIPQIPGGPGEGLEPSGWEEPSPQSISRKMEIDDGTSAWGDPSRYNNKSVNLWDKNSGTALQAQVQPPQHQGQAPAQQQQQPPGRTMHQPAPPGNTGQAPGKAPGIAPASWGSSSGPPGPAVDNGTAAWGKAADAPTGWGEPEDSGKSLGWGNPSPNPVKSGSKSMQEGWGEGEGSVSASRHSSWEEEEDGGGVWNSAGSQGSSSSYNSGGWGQGHGGKKGSNKGALKGGGGDSWMNPMTSRFSNMGLLGEDPSGRPLELAPGPPQDKKQEGDKRGMNLSDYNGEIRKGARGGAVFRSSGSKEAGPGEPGPYYDKDGCLVEEGPCSPFSPSTGFKSSPLYNHPNPPRQTGGHNVFGGSGGMAQSRGVHQPGVPSINPSPGIRAQVPHQFLSPQVPGSVLKQMPPPSSNVGGVGGVGGVGGVGGGVFPPQLSPQHIAMLSSIYPHVQQFHLACQLLLQQQQQQQQLLQNQRKFPQNLRQQPDPQQLARVMAILQQQQRQQQQQQQQGAGGGSKLSPSHLGGGTPKQPMADPLPHPGMGGSLADLHPKTHGGYSGFASGVNMSGLELGSMVGGPGGMKEGGGQQSRFKWMMEGHSPAPSPPDSALHKNGPISAPVKLRGGSPYSQYELLGGEGLGMPPQGPSDNWHRTPGSKMGSKTGTSSWPPEFQPGVPWKGIQSADPESDPYVTPGSVLGSSGASSLNDTEHQLLRDNTESNPSLNTLLPSPGAWPYSASDSPLNNAHNSAKYTEYKPSWPPEPIGHNKLWKTNRNSSQLPRPPPGLTNQKQPSPSPWAGGGPRLARSWGGAGGSQETRYGSGSAWSDAGALRGSCWLVLSNLTPQIDGSTLRTICMQHGPLLTFHLGQGSALIRYSSRQEAAKAQSALHMCVLGNTTILAEFVSEEEVSRYFAHSQAGGSGSGSGGGTVGAVPGAGAGQGPAGTGTAGANSGGSTPGSDRERAAGGGTATGGSNNGGGAGGGGVGSVGPSGSGWQSLDGTGSSPDASSAQGPGLSIFAQWSTNGAGGGAGSVDPGRAGLWGSMTPGYPSSTLWGAPQMEDRHQMGSPAALLPGDLLGGGADSI
- the LOC118794129 gene encoding trinucleotide repeat-containing gene 6B protein-like isoform X4, encoding MEDKKRKKEEKRKREASQKIAEQKNKVPDLTKPTSTQSPTTPSSVSPSPGPPPSSSPSPAAAAAGAPPQGGNNAKRPAVANGQPPSGAQAPQRYMPREVPPRFRCQQDHKVLLKRGQPPLSCMLLGGGNSGGATPPLSQGDGPNASAAGASDSAPGSQGSAAPSLPHSSSSSSSSVAASSTSNYANSTWGAGSGSQPPSQGWEKVIVDGSDLEEWPSIAAGAGGGDGAGAGGVETGGAHNSSASWSDRHLQQQRAAGAGSGVGKAGNSASPSPPSSSSCSPNECTQSGSVAWGSSSQAGVGGSAAVVGSVPSKSKASSFPGTPDGSLGVSSGIPGANFNPSANPSAWPALVQDGTAGAGVGRVAAAEGGPSSLPSPSSLSAKPSLSHPPISVNPASHQHQLNEADEADREQPRGEWAGAGPEAGAGPKQSGEDVDCGTGGGGDLSTSLSSSATSSSSWRAQPFSSNSKTGASRTDSWEDGAGGGEVPGEGGNSWGYGSHDGKAGVGSVGGGKAWVSGSGGSCKTPGVSQGAWSGGAGEELLVGEWGNSGGVAGVGAPCNPVGGSGSSNSSSSGGSVGNPPTSASPMSTTMTRAWDNQKGVGEGGAGEAGEWGGQGKGGAGTSSSSGGGHSRAGSGPHNQRHHRTSHQPPNAEVALQNLLSRTDLDPRVLSNTGWGQTQIKQNVAWDLEGPGGSGGSSAFLSSTMNTTNPALSYSATTSSTTTDPSLASPLPGATPNASLNSNLAPSAVPSGEGWEGGGGGGGSGNNSLLTRGPPPTGSNARNPGGVQSGAATSGGCVGGLGAPSGAQGKNGGGWGGIGPAESQGKGWGSEGQEWRERRGGGGEWGDFGQQGTPAGGGGGGWGGGPEEKGTGGWKEVGREGGGWGQRGGGEWGEPEPKPGSGGWGEGKGGGGGAGGDLEAGSWGSWDEGGPRRGWGGGGGDVGSKPHQGWGGKPHQSQIPNSQAAALKGPVQQPQQSQAQQQQQQPMDPGAMQGGWGRPGGPPSQNQNQSSGWTSGPIPQIPGGPGEGLEPSGWEEPSPQSISRKMEIDDGTSAWGDPSRYNNKSVNLWDKNSGTALQAQVQPPQHQGQAPAQQQQQPPGRTMHQPAPPGNTGQAPGKAPGIAPASWGSSSGPPGPAVDNGTAAWGKAADAPTGWGEPEDSGKSLGWGNPSPNPVKSGSKSMQEGWGEGEGSVSASRHSSWEEEEDGGGVWNSAGSQGSSSSYNSGGWGQGHGGKKGSNKGALKGGGGDSWMNPMTSRFSNMGLLGEDPSGRPLELAPGPPQDKKQEGDKRGMNLSDYNGEIRKGARGGAVFRSSGSKEAGPGEPGPYYDKTGGHNVFGGSGGMAQSRGVHQPGVPSINPSPGIRAQVPHQFLSPQVPGSVLKQMPPPSSNVGGVGGVGGVGGVGGGVFPPQLSPQHIAMLSSIYPHVQQFHLACQLLLQQQQQQQQLLQNQRKFPQNLRQQPDPQQLARVMAILQQQQRQQQQQQQQGAGGGSKLSPSHLGGGTPKQPMADPLPHPGMGGSLADLHPKTHGGYSGFASGVNMSGLELGSMVGGPGGMKEGGGQQSRFKWMMEGHSPAPSPPDSALHKNGPISAPVKLRGGSPYSQYELLGGEGLGMPPQGPSDNWHRTPGSKMGSKTGTSSWPPEFQPGVPWKGIQSADPESDPYVTPGSVLGSSGASSLNDTEHQLLRDNTESNPSLNTLLPSPGAWPYSASDSPLNNAHNSAKYTEYKPSWPPEPIGHNKLWKTNRNSSQLPRPPPGLTNQKQPSPSPWAGGGPRLARSWGGAGGSQETRYGSGSAWSDAGALRGSCWLVLSNLTPQIDGSTLRTICMQHGPLLTFHLGQGSALIRYSSRQEAAKAQSALHMCVLGNTTILAEFVSEEEVSRYFAHSQAGGSGSGSGGGTVGAVPGAGAGQGPAGTGTAGANSGGSTPGSDRERAAGGGTATGGSNNGGGAGGGGVGSVGPSGSGWQSLDGTGSSPDASSAQGPGLSIFAQWSTNGAGGGAGSVDPGRAGLWGSMTPGYPSSTLWGAPQMEDRHQMGSPAALLPGDLLGGGADSI